From the Lemur catta isolate mLemCat1 chromosome 1, mLemCat1.pri, whole genome shotgun sequence genome, the window aacaAGCACTTTCTGCTTCAAAGTTTTGCCTGGGATTCATCTTTAGGGAGCTCCACGTCCTGAGAGTGTCCCCCAGTGGATTTGTCTGCCTACCGGATGGGACCAtttaggagaaagggaagaagacagCACTCCTGTTTACAGGAAAGATCATGAAGTGAAGGTGGGTGGGACCAACCCTAATTCTTGACTTCTCACCTCTCCATTCTACAGCAAATCCTCTGTCCCCTTTCCTTCCTTACTTCCCTGACTCTTTCTGTCCCTGTGTGTCTGCTCATCACTGTTGCCATAGGTAAGTTTCTAAAATTGTGGTACTTATAATTCTCGCATTGAAATCACCTGGGTGAGGAGTGAGGGGTAGTGGTTGGAAACTTGTATTTTACAAAGGTCAATAGATGATTTATACAGACTACTTTGTTTTAGAGCCACTGGCATACATTCTAGGCTGTTAAAGCTAGTCCAAGCTctttattttacagttgaggtGAAGGATCTTGTCCACAGTCACAAAATGGGTTAGGGGCAGAGACTCTGGGTCCCAAGAGCCGGGGAAGAGCCATAACCCCTGCTTCACACAGGCCCACTGTGCCGACCCCAcagcccccacagccccccacAGCGCCAAATCATGAGCTGCCCCAGAAGACCTAGTGGACCTGGCTGGTGGCCACGTGGAGACCAGCAAGGTCATGAAACTCTGGGCACCAGTGACAGACTAGTTTCCTGAATTAGTGATTACCGGACCTAGTTTTGAACCTGGAGACGTGCTATTCCTTTAGCTAGCATGGCAACCTATCTGTGGACTGAAGTAAAATTAGTATTTAGAAGGTAAATGGCGGGGTCACATGAAGTTTCTTTTGGGATCCTAAAGTGTTTTTGCTGAAGGGGGCATTGATACTCTTTTTTTCCAACTCTCGCATGTCTGTTGAACTCCTGCCCCTTAGAGAGCTCCTGCCAAGCTCCTGCCCTTTCATGGTCTCTGCCTGGATCCCACCAGTGTGGGGGAGCTCATTGTCCTCATCATCACCCCGTCAGATTTTCTTACTTTTACAGGTGGGGATCCTGTTGCTCCATGTCCCATCCTTCAGACACTCGATCTGGAATGTGTCCATCTCCACATTATCCTggggagaaacaggaagaagggaggggaaagaaggagctgggggtggggtccaTGTCTGCTTCCTAACAAACCAACTCAAACTCCAAACCTGGCTGTCCTCGCCTGAGATTTTCCCACCCAGGGCCTCCAAGGGAAGGCTTAAAGATATGGGAGAGATAGATGCTGAGTTCGTAGTCTCTGTTCCTACTCTGGAGAGAGGCAAGGGCTGTGTGCAAGGAGTTTGGGCAATTGTCTCTGAAGGGAAATCTGTAGCCTTGACTCCTTTttcagagcagtggttctcaaagtaggACAAGTGgtcagcatcacctggagggcttattaaaacacaggcTGCTGGGTCCCATTCCCAGAGTTTCAGAGTCAGTGGGTCTGGCCCTACCCAAGAACTTGgattctaacaagttcccaggtgatgcgaGGCTGCTAGTCCAGGGACCCCTCCTGAGAACCATTCCTTGAGAGCAGTGGTCCTCCAGCTTGGCTGCATGTTAGACTCTCCTGGTGAACAACAGAAACCCAATCAGCAGTCCTAGCCCCAAAGGTTCTGCTTTAGTTGATCTCAAGTGAGACCTGGGAGGTGACTTTTGATTTAATGCTAGCCAGGTGATTCCTAGCAGAACCACCATTTCAGAGGGTGGGGGAATGAGGACTGCCTGTCTGCCATGTTTCAAACCTCGACTTCCTGCCACTCACTCCACCCTGTAAGCCTGATGAACATTGTTACCATTGTCAGCCTTGATTATAGAGCTGAATggatccatatttttaaaaaattcaaaccagTCCCTGCTCTGACtaagaacaacagcaacaaaaacttCTGTCCCACTTCCAGAAGTGTGAGAGACAGCCTGAGACATATGCTTTGGAATTTCTGGAGCATTTAGGAGGTTTATGGGCCAGTTAGGAAATATTGTGCTGGGACTATGACAAGCTCTGGCAGCCCATCTGCCCCCAGGGGGTTGGAGAGTTTCTCTGGCCTGGttgctgcccctccccaggcaggGCCCCGCACCTTCAGCACTTTGTAGCCTGTGTCACAGCTGATGAGCACTTGGTCTTTGAAGGAATAGTTGGCTTGCAAGGGCTCTATTTTCCCATTGACAGGAGGATGTAGGTCTGGGCACTCATTTCCTGTTGGGGAGTGAATGAAAGAATAGCAGCAGGTGAGAAAATCAGAAGTCTGGCAGTAAACAGCCAGCCCTAGAACGCAAGGCCTGATGGAGGTGGGAAAACCACAAGACTGGTTACTGGAGGCCTGGGCCTTCTAGGCCTTGCAAGAGACTCACTCTGGATCTGTGAGCAAGTCACTTTCCAACTTGGTGGTTGCCCAGATGGTTTCATTAAAATTTGGGGTTGAAAGGAATATTAAATGTCTTTGAATACAACCCTCGTCTGATGATGCTTCTTTCCAATTTCCTCCACAGTAGGTACCAAACAGTGACAGGGAGCTCGGGAGCTCCCTAACCTGCACCTTCCATACGCGGATTCTGCTAATTTAGTGAACAATGCTTTTCTTTTCAGCTGAAATGTGTGCCCTTGTAATTTTTACTTCACATAATTTGCCCTGTTGGGCCACCCAGGAGGACCCCAATCGCTCTTTCCTTCTGAGACCCTTCTTCAAATCATTAGAGAGACTGTGATCACATGCCTCTAAGACCTCTCTTCAAAAGGCTAAATCAGACAGGATCCCCAGGCCTGGGCCTATCTCTGACACTGTTTCCTGGACAAACTCTCTTTTGTTAATATCCTGTCTCCACTCTTCTCCGCCATGGGGCACTGCAGGTGACCatgcaggccaggccaggggctcCCTCTGTGAACTGGATTAGTCATGCCCAGCTGGCTCTTTTGTCTCTGATGTTCACTCTCTTCTTCCTTGAGTTATTTCAATCAGTTACTATGGGTCAAATGGCTCTGTCAGGGTTTGGGCCAGGACTGGCTGCTTCAGAGGACTGGAGAATGAGACCCACAAGAAGGCAAAGCACCATAATGAAATGTTCTGAGCTTTAGTCCACATCCAAATTCCAGCCTCAGGTTTAGAGAAGCCAGTCTGGTCTACCCAACATTATTGCTGcccttgtccccattttatagatggaaaaccGAGTCAGGAAAGCACCTTGGTCCCAAGCTACTCAGCTAGGAGTCCCACTAGGTCCCAGGAGGCATTCTTCTTCTCTTTCAGCCGCTGCTTCCGGGccggctgagcacagtggctcagtGTGGCCTGGGAGGGAGAGCTTACCTGTCGCCCTGTAGAAGAGCCGCCAGCCCCGGTTCTCGCCAGAGTTGTCGCTGCGGAACATGATCTGGACGCTGTGGCTCTGGGTATTGATGGGTTCTGGGGCTTTCTCTCCACAGAAGGGCCCCAGAATGTTTGGACCAGCCTTAATCTGTGAGAGGCCAGATAGAGAGGGTCACATCTGGGCACCCGGGTGGCTGCTGCAGGCAACACCTCCACACTGCACTCTAAGGTTTTCTGGAAGCCTCTATGTGAGCCCATGGTATTCTTGTACATTTTTAGTGGGCCTTACCTCTCACCAAAAGATTTCATCTCTACTATCTCGTTTATAATTTACAGTGGTCCTTAAAGTAAACAAGACAGGTTAATAATCCTCTGCTTAAAGATGAACATATCGTGGctcagagaagggcagagagcaCTGTCTGGAGCACAAAATAGACAAGGTCTCTGCTCTCAAAGAGCCTGTAGTCTAGTTGGGGAAGACTAACAGTAAATAACGAACAAAAGAAATATAGGCTGTCATAAGGATAACAAAAAGTAATCAAGATGATATAGGGAGGGACTCGAGTGCAGCTTCTAGATGGGTGCTATCAAGTGTATAGATAGGTGCATGGCTTATACGCTCACGGGCACCCATCTTTACCCCAGCTCAGTGTCTCTCATGGGATCAGACCCTAATATTCAGTTCCACTTGGATGTTTCATCTTATCACTctctaatatataatatataatagaaatatatactatatgttTATAACTtatctattaatagtaaaatatatgtaatatacagaATTCATCTTTTATATAATAGACAGTGATATAATAGATAATAACTTCAAATAGGTGACCAAGGAAGGCCTTTCTGAGGGGGGACATTGGATCTGAGACATGTAGGATGAGTAGGAGCCTGTTTGAAGATGAGGGAACGGGACTTTCCAGGTAGAGAAAACAGCCCATGTAAAGGCCAAGGCCAAAGCAGGAAAGAGCTGGGCAAGTGTTAAGAACAGGCAGGAGGCCAGGATGGCCGGGACAGGGTGAGCGCCATGGCATGAGGCCAGAAGACAGGTGAGGGACGCATTGTGTAGAGGAATTTAGGTTTAATTCCAAGTAAAATCTTACTTTAATCTAGATTTTATGAAGATAACCCAAGATCCTTGGGGGAATAGATTGTGTAGGGAAAGGGTGGAAACAAGAAAATCAGCCAGGAAGCTTTGCAGTTGAGCAGGAGGAGGCAATGAGGTTTTGACTGGGATGGCAGAAATGGAGGGCAGATGGCAATGGGTGCTATTAGCTGATCCAGATTCCCACACACACCAAGTCCTGGGTCCCTTCTATGCCTTTCACCCCTTTTCCTTCCATCTTTGGGAACCAGGACTCCTTAACCATCATTTGGTTACTTCTGCAATCCTGGGTGACATCTTCATCTGGTCCCCCTCATTGTGCAAAGGGGGAAGAAATGCAGCCCCAAGAGGTCACATGTTTAGGTGAGGTTCTCATGTGTATCTCCTGGGACACTATGTGGGGCAGGCAGAATTCCAAGACAGTCCCCTCAACCTTCACCCGAGCGTTACTTTGTGATTATATCACATTCTATGGCAAAAAGGATTTGCAGATGTATTAAAGTTATTCATTGGCCGCCCTAAAGACAGATCGATCATCTGGGTGGGCTTAACCCTTCACACGAGCCCTTCAAAGCACAGTTTTCTCCTGCTGGCAGCAGCAGTAGTGGAAGTGAGGGTAATTTGCAGTGTGAGAGGAATTTGATATAAGTGACCATCTCTTAGATCTGttgggaggggacagcagggagggaCTCGAGTGCAGCTTCTAGATGGGTGCTATCAAGTGTATAGATAGGTGCATGGCTTATATGCTCAAGGGCACCCATCTTTACCCCAGCTCAGTGTCACTCATGGAATCAGACCCTAATATTCAGTTCCACTTGGATATTTCATCTGATCACTCTCTAAGAATTGCTGATTTCACTTCCTGCATATCTCAAAAGTGTCTCCCCCACTATCCCAGCTGTGGCTCAAATTCAGGCTGCCTTCACATCTCACCTGTACTATTGGAGTGACCACACATTGAGTAGTTATTGGCCTATGGCATTCTGCTCACTATTTGCTTTTCACATAGCCTCTTCCCAAGCAGGACCAGCACCATAATTTGTGAGGTccactgcaaaatgaaaatatggtcCTCTCGTTCAATATGTATtaggaatttcaagatggtgatgGCAGGACACTGAACCAAGCGTGGGGCCCCTCCGAGCCTGGAGCCCTCTGTGACTGCGTAGGATGCACACTCATGAAGCCGGGCCTGCCCCCAAAGGCACCTTTCCAAAATGCAGATTTGACCCTGTGACTCTCTTCCTCAAATCACCCTAGTGGCCAGGGAACTAGTTTTGGATCAGAGAAGATTCCTAGACTGGATCTGATTAATAtggtaaatgttattttaaataatgactttttGGGAAACTAGCTGCTTGGCCACTTATCCTAGGAGAAGATGAAGGGCCCAGAATATCAGTTTTTCCAATTAGCCAAGATTTTACAGCATCCTCAGGACAAATGTCCATTGCAGGCTCACCTTGATGTAGTCATAGGGACAGGGCACCTCAGGATGGTCCTCAATGTCGAAAATGTCCTCAAATTGTAGGCTGACCATGAAACCCTCCTCCAGCTCGATGGTGTAGAAGCATTCGGAGCTCTTGGGGTAAGGGTTTGGGAAGTCAGGGCTGGTGATCACCCCTGTCCTCTGGGTAAAGAGGTTGTCACTGCACTCCACTGTTGGAAACATAGCAGAGAAATGGCACACTACAAGCATGGCCACAGTGGCCCCTTGCTTATCTGTTACTGTATGATTTCCCCAGTAGTCCCATGCAGTAGGCAGGGAAGGAATCagcacccccattttacagatagggaaactgaagcttaaTGAAAGGATGTgacttatccaaagtcacacacCTAATAATTTGCAGAGTCAAGACTCAATTCTGTCCAGGGCTGTTCACCCTGTGTGATAGCCCTTCTCATCTGGTATAGGCTGGGGTAAGGGGAGTCTGGGATGCTGGGATGGGAAAGTTTTGAGATAGAGCGGTCAGGGGGGTGTCTGGACCTCTTTGGTCCTGTTCTCCCCTCCACCCAGAACTTCACTCAGACGTCTGCACACAGCCACCTCGATCCTTCATCTCCTACAGGCCCCTCACACACTCTCTTTCTAGCCCCTGCCTTGCTTTGCTGTTCTTCATGGTGCTGTCCACTCTGTTAAACTAAGTTTAGCCTAAAACTGTCTCATTGCATATTTCAAATTCGGCCTAAAGTTTTCTCTGTCcatagtgaactgtaacctaCCTGGATGTGTAAGCAGACTATAACCTACTCTTGCACTGGTCACtgagtttcagccaatcacagggaGCCAACTATTCAAACTACAATCAAACAAGGCAAACACTGAGCTATAACCAATACGGCTGTTTCTGCAGGTCACTTCAATTTTTTGTCGGCCGCTTACCTTTTTCCATCTATAAATATTATCTGGCCATGTGGCGGCCCCCAGAGTCACTCTGAGCCTATTCTGGGTTAGGGGGCTGCCCACTTtgcaaatttttctttgcttaattaaATTGTCAAATTTAATTTGGGTGAAGCTTTTCTTTTAACAACTCCCTGATGTTACGTTGTATAttcatttgttgattttcttgcCCTCACACGACTGTAGGTTCCATGAGCTCAGGGATTCCACTTTGCTCCCACTGTGTTATTGCAACCAGGAATCCAGTGTCCTGGGATCCTAGACATGACCTGGCACTGCTGAGGGACCTTTATTTGCCACTGCACCTTTACCCTGGGCAGAGCTATCCTAGATCTGGGATGTCAATCTTTCTAGGGCCTTGTTCCTTCTGCTCATTTGCAAAACAGAAAACTGTGGCCCAGAACAGGAGGCATGACTAACAAAGTTTCACAGCTACAAGCTGCAGAACAAGGCTAAATTGGCATTCCTTGAGTCCCCATCTGTTTTCGTTTTCTACCCCAAGGGTCCTCATGGGGTGATCTCACCCTCAAGGGGTGGAAAATTGGTTCTTGGTGGGGGAGGTCTTACTTTTCTATGCCTAAGAGACTACACAAACAAATATACGGTATATCTGTAGTGTTAGAATgtcatgggggtggggagttATTAGAAAAATAGTGTTTGAAAAGGCTCCTGGAGGCAGGGGTGAACATGAAAAGAATGACTGAGAAAACTTGCTCTACCCTTAGCCCCCACTGTACtcagcacatagtaaatactcaagaAAAACTTAACGGAATAAAAGCAATGGAAAACACAACCCTCTTCAGGAATCCTCTGGGGTGTGTCTATTCTTTGCTCTACTATTGCTTTATGCTGATGGGTTCTATGGAGTTTTACTCGGAAGCAAATAGCAGTTTTTGAAGGAGGAAAAGCCACTCTTGTCCCCAGCTTTGCCCCCCTCCAGTGCTCTTTCCCTTAGGTTCCGAGTGAGAGCTCAGCGCAGCCCCTAACCCTGGATCGCACTCGTCTACTGGCAGTTCCCCAAACGTTCCAAGTTCTATCACACCTCTCCATGTTCACAGAAAAGTTCTCTCTGCCCGGAATGCCCTCCTTCTCCTTATTCTTTCATCTGTTATCTCTGCCCACTTCTCCAGGCCTCCTCAGGTCTGACTGTGCCGTGTCCACGTTTCCATGACACGGACGTAGTAAATGTTGCACTTACTACACTTCATATTTGCTCACGTGGCTGTCGCCCCACTAGTCCAAGAGCTCCTCCTGGAAAGCGGCTGAATCCTTCCATtcttccacccctcccccagcctgagaCTAAAGTACAGTGGCCGCATGGATGAGAGATAGAAGAAATGGGAAGATTTCCTGCTGtgtctgtcttttcctctctcctcccttttctttccttcggGCTGAGGTCCCTCCAAGTACAGGAATTTAGGGCcatggaagagaaaagagaaaggaactgCTGGGGCAGGCATTGTTCATGGCTCAGAGAGAAAGGACTGGGAAACCCAGGTTTCCCCCTAACTCTTACATGAGGAAAGGAGACAGGACCTATAGAGCAGAAATGCTGCCCAGGAATAAGGAAGGCCTGGTAGTCCAGAGCGTCTCTCACGCACTCCTTGGAGAGCTCAGGCTTCTGGTCTTTCCAGGCTGGCTGGGCATTTCAGTATCTTCATCCATGTGGTATCTGAGGCACATCTCtgacttcatttttaattgttccCACGGGGTATCTGTCTTTCCTATGAGCTTCATGTAGTCTTCCTAAGGATGTGGCATCTAATGGTAAGGTACAGAATCATCCCTAGGCCCTACCTCGGCAGGTCCTGTTGTCTGTGTGGAGGATGTAGCCAAAGCGGCAGGAGCAGTAGTAGCCACCAATGTAGTTGTGGCAGTAGTGGTCACAGGACAGCTCCTCGTCCTCCCTCTCCTTGCACTCGTCCACATCTGCAGGGTAGGAAGAGCCTCTCTGTCAATGTGTACGCTGTGATGAATATGGCAGCTAACATTTATACAGCATTTAGTATGCACTACTGTATTGGGAGGTTCATGCattctcttatttaatctttacatcCAGGCTAGAGGTagctattatcttcattttacaaatgaggaaactagagctcagagaggttaggcaacTTACCCGAGATCACAGAGAGCCAGGTTCAAACCCAGGCAACATGACTCCTGGTGGGACCACTATCCTTTAACAGTTGTGATAATAATTGTGTGCCAGGCAACAACCTTAGGAAGCATTCCACATTTATTACTACATATTCCACTACTATTCTCATTCTACAGGTGATAAAATGGAGACATAGAGGCTTTACTTActtactcaaagtcacacaggtagtaagtggCAGACCCCGGATTCAAATCCAGGTGGGCTGGCTACAGAGCTTGTGCTTTTAATGTCCACTCTATgttgcctctttctttctttctaagccCCTAATGTGGGTCAAGTCTTGTCCGACGCATTTCTCCAAAAGGGGTATgtgaatggccaacaaacacataaaaagatgttcaatattgCTAGTCATCAGGGGAATGCAGTTTAAACCATAATGAGGTATCACTATATACCTGCTGGAGtggttaaaaatttaaaaattgacaacaTCTAATGTTGGTAAGGGTGTGGGGCAGccagaactctcatacattaaTGGACagatataaaatggtgcaattGCTTTTGAAAAGATCTGGTAATTTCTTATAGAAGTAAACATATAACTATTCTATGAagcagcaattctactcctgtaTATTTAcccaatggaaatgaaaacatatgttcacaaaaagacttgtacaagaaagttcatagaaattttattaatgagaacaaaaatatgggtaaatCCCAGGTGGCCATCAAtgggagaatggataaacaaattgtagtatgTTCATATTAATAACAATGGAAAATTACTCTGCCAGTAAAAGGAACAAATGACCGATGCATGCAACACAtgaaatgaatctcaaaaaaattatgctgagttaaagaatcctccctcccaaaATATATTCTCTGTGTGTTTATTTCAATGAAgttttataagaggaaaaaacCAACGTAtggcagaaaaaaatcagaatagttGTTTCCTCTAAGGGAGGTGGGAGCAGGAATTGACCAGGCAGGAGCATGAAGGAACTTTCTAGGATGATAGTAAAGTTCACTGTCTTGTTAGGTGTTTGGGTTACACACaaatagagatttttcaaaattcaacaaatgtatacttaagatttgtgcatttcatcatatgtaaattttatgctaaaagaaaaaactttgaacaaatattgaactctagCAGAATGATATGTATGCTGAAGTATTTAGTAAGGAATGTACTAATGTCTGCAATGTACTTTGAaacacatcaaaaatatgaaTTGCTGAATGGACAgaggataaatggatggatagatatgtGAGAAAGCAGATGCAGTAAGACATTAATGGTAGAGTTTATGTGGAGGGTATACAGGTGCTCACTGTAAAGGAGAGGGCACAGGCAGCTTCACCTTTAGGCAGACAGGGAGACCTGGGGATGAACCACCCAGTTCTCCAACTTACCCACAGCCACGTAGTGGGCATCAAAGCCTGTGAATCGCTCCTCATTGGAGAAATCTGACCGGAAGGTGACAGACATGAAGGAGCCAGGGGAGAGGATCACCTCCTGGCCAGGGGTCTGCTCCGTGTCTGTGGTCTCCCTGCCACAGAAGGTTGCCAGCACTTGGTCTTCAGTTTCTACCTTTGAGGTCAAAGAGAAAGGGAACAAGATGAGCAGCTTCCCATTTTAACTTATCTCCTGATCtttagaaagaaagaggaagggactGCCCATGAGGAGACTAGACAGTCTGGGAA encodes:
- the MASP1 gene encoding mannan-binding lectin serine protease 1 isoform X4, which gives rise to MKITFSTVKWWLLLYHALCFFLSNASAHTVELNNMFGQIQSPGYPDSYPSDSEVTWNITVPDGFRIKLYFMHFNLESSYLCEYDYVKVETEDQVLATFCGRETTDTEQTPGQEVILSPGSFMSVTFRSDFSNEERFTGFDAHYVAVDVDECKEREDEELSCDHYCHNYIGGYYCSCRFGYILHTDNRTCRVECSDNLFTQRTGVITSPDFPNPYPKSSECFYTIELEEGFMVSLQFEDIFDIEDHPEVPCPYDYIKIKAGPNILGPFCGEKAPEPINTQSHSVQIMFRSDNSGENRGWRLFYRATGNECPDLHPPVNGKIEPLQANYSFKDQVLISCDTGYKVLKDNVEMDTFQIECLKDGTWSNRIPTCKIVDCGAPAELEHGLVTFSTRNNLTTYKSDIRYFCQQPYYKMLHNITGIYSCSAQGVWMNKVLGRSLPTCLPVCGLPKFSRTLMARIFNGRPAQKGTTPWIAMLSQPHGQHFCGGSLIGSSWIVTAAHCLHQPLDPEDPTLHNSNLLSPSDFKIIMGSLQSNKGIRCEHRDL
- the MASP1 gene encoding mannan-binding lectin serine protease 1 isoform X5; its protein translation is MKITFSTVKWWLLLYHALCFFLSNASAHTVELNNMFGQIQSPGYPDSYPSDSEVTWNITVPDGFRIKLYFMHFNLESSYLCEYDYVKVETEDQVLATFCGRETTDTEQTPGQEVILSPGSFMSVTFRSDFSNEERFTGFDAHYVAVDVDECKEREDEELSCDHYCHNYIGGYYCSCRFGYILHTDNRTCRVECSDNLFTQRTGVITSPDFPNPYPKSSECFYTIELEEGFMVSLQFEDIFDIEDHPEVPCPYDYIKIKAGPNILGPFCGEKAPEPINTQSHSVQIMFRSDNSGENRGWRLFYRATGNECPDLHPPVNGKIEPLQANYSFKDQVLISCDTGYKVLKDNVEMDTFQIECLKDGTWSNRIPTCKIVDCGAPAELEHGLVTFSTRNNLTTYKSDIRYFCQQPYYKMLHNITGIYSCSAQGVWMNKVLGRSLPTCLPVIYHQLSD